One window of the Entelurus aequoreus isolate RoL-2023_Sb linkage group LG18, RoL_Eaeq_v1.1, whole genome shotgun sequence genome contains the following:
- the LOC133633788 gene encoding ras-related C3 botulinum toxin substrate 2-like isoform X3 has product MQTIKCMAVGDGAVGKTCLLISYTTNTFPEEYIPTVFDNYSASVMLDGRPVLLNLWDTAGQEDYDRLHPLSYPQTDVFLICFSLVEHESYNNVKEKWCQEVRHHCPNTPVILVGTKLDLRDDQDTIKKLRENNLSPISHQQGIDLAKEIKAVKYLECSALTLRGLKVVFDEAIRVVFMTQSPDHKRKCSML; this is encoded by the exons ATGCAGACCATCAAGTGCATGGCCGTGGGAGACGG GGCTGTGGGGAAAACATGTCTGCTCATCAGCTACACAACCAACACCTTCCCTGAAGAATACATTCCGACTGT TTTCGACAACTACTCGGCCAGTGTGATGTTGGACGGCAGGCCGGTACTTCTAAACCTCTGGGACACGGCCGGACAGGAGGACTATGACAGGCTCCACCCACTGTCCTACCCCCAGACG GATGTGTTTCTGATTTGTTTCTCCCTGGTTGAACATGAGTCGTACAACAACGTCAAAGAAAAG TGGTGCCAGGAGGTGCGCCACCACTGCCCCAACACCCCCGTCATCTTGGTGGGCACCAAGCTGGACCTGAGGGACGATCAAGACACCATCAAAAAACTGAGGGAGAACAATCTGTCGCCCATCTCTCACCAGCAAGGCATCGATCTGGCCAAGGAGATCA AAGCAGTCAAGTACCTGGAGTGCTCGGCGCTGACTCTGCGAGGTCTGAAGGTGGTGTTTGATGAAGCCATCAGAGTAGTCTTCATGACTCAGTCCCCCGACCACAAAAGAAAGTGTTCCATGCTCTAa